In Lolium rigidum isolate FL_2022 chromosome 3, APGP_CSIRO_Lrig_0.1, whole genome shotgun sequence, the genomic window CTCAGCATTTGGAAACACAGTCTCTCCACCCTGCTTGACATCTGTCAGGTACATAAGAACAGTGGCAACCCGATGACCACCACGCTTCAGGTTAACCTTGTCAGTAAAATAATCGAAGTGGGCATCATACTTCTGACCAACTTCATAATGCAGAACCTGAACCGACTCGGCATTTTCTGATACAGCAACAGACTAGCCAGTTAGAGAACGCCCTCTAGCCCTGAACCGACTGAAAGGCAAGTAAGGTAGCACGACATACCTTCAGGGAGAAACGTCCAAGCAGCTACACGCTTTTCAATTCCAGAGATTATTTCATCCTTGAATTGACCAAAGAAAATGAAACAAATTAGTGGTCTTGACATCTTTCTAGGTGTTTGATGCATATGGTATAGAAGGAACAGCAGAAACATATTTTCCAAGGGCCATTTCGTCGACCGCACTAGAGAAATATGAACTGCATTTGCCAAAATGATTAAGTCATCAAGATTGATTTGCACAGATAGCAAGAACCATTAGCTACTTTATTTGGTCAAATATATTCAAGAGGAGGGCTATTCTCAGGATTTTACTGATTCACTACCTTCCAGCAAATTGCACAGATAATAGTCACTCTCATTTCATCTCAAGAACGAAAGTACAAATAACAACCATCAATTAGGGTTTATCTCTTTCTGTTGTACTCTAACCTTATCCAGCGAAATTTTCTCCAAATTCTTGAAGGACCCAGCAACATGATTTAATCGGTACGACTAAACAAATTCTTGAAGGACTATGAACAAATGAAGGCACCATGCACATTTGCGCGAGAAAACAAGGGTGATTCCATTTCCATACCTCGCGCTTGGCCAAGAAGGTGCCGGAGCTTGTGCGCACCAGGCTCATGACGCTCTTCCCAGAGTCATTGTCCGCCACCATCGACTTCTCAAGTCTCCCCTTGGCCTAAACGGCAGGATGACACAAAGATCACAACTCAACCTCTGCCATGCGCGCTGGCACCCGCTAAGAAGCCATGAGAAGAGCAGCGACTCACCAGCTTGACGAGGTGGTCGCACTCGGCGTGCGAGAGGAAGCCGCTGTACAGGAACGCCCTGCGCGCACAAACAGACAGACATACCAAATACTGTCACAGACGCAAATCGACAAACAGGTGGCGCGCGAGCGCGGCACGCCCAGAGAAGGGGCAGGTCGGAAGGAAAGAAGTAAGAATGTGAGGTGACCTGGGGCGCCAGGAGATCTGGGTGACCCGCGCCGGGTCGTAGAATCCGCCGCCACCATGAGACTGGCAGAGGCACGGGGCGAGCGCGAGGGCGGCGAGGAGTAGGAGGAACGGCGGCATGATGGGTcgaggcggggcggcggcggggtcaTGGCTCGCTCGGTGGGCGTCTGTGTATTGCTTATAGAGAGAGACGAGTGAGCGGGAGGTGGCGAGTCTCCGGTGTCTGGGCTGGGAGTCCGCCGCGGCGCCCACCGGAACAGGGGAAACGGGGGCGAGCCGCCGGTGGTGGAGGCAGGGGGGTTTCAGCTTCCGTCTCCGTGGGCGCGCGTGTCAACGGCTCCCAGTTTTGCCCCACCGGGGTATTTTTTTGGCTATTGTCTTAGCTGTCTAGGTTTGACGGTTTTCAATTAAAAAAATATTTGACGGTTTTACAGGAGAGCGGTGTTTTGACACGtagaagcatatgctccctttattttaaaaaaatattacagctattttaaaattttaaaaaattgaaagaaaaaaattgcacgtacatcttcaaaTGCTATGCGCTcaaaaagtcgtttcatgaaaatgtgacttgtcgtgtggcgtgtgtaaaaaaataatacccgatgcaaaaaataagtgtttttcagaagagaaattttactttttttacatagaccacaaaatatTTGTTCCTCACGAAACTTAACGAACAGACATATTTTGTGAAGATGTGCATGTAGAATTTGTTGTCAATTTTTTTCAACATTCGAAgtataattttttggtagagaGAGCATATacacccaggagccgaattgaatttctggtaCAGTTGTATTTAAATCTACTCTTATTTGAGCTGGTGCTCATTACATGATGACAACGCAATCGATATAGAAGTGTACTGATGGAATCTACTTCTTTTCTTCCGCACCACTCTAGAAACAGGAGCACTGTAAATCATCAAAGAATAATAGCACACCACTTTTTTTTTAGCTCAAATACATATTTCAATAGTAGTACTAGTGTTGCATTATTCTTCTACCTGAAAGCCAGCAGCTCAACCCTGTTGCAAAGTAGGGCACTTGTTTTTGCCAAAGTGGGGCTTTATTTTTTTCAACACAAAGTACGCACACTGAACACTTGCAAACGGGAGATTAAGATCTAGACTGACATTTGTTGAGATGCTGTATTTGTTTGAGAAAGCTCTTCCCTGGTTCCCATCTTTATATGAACTTGCTTTCTAACTCGAGTGTAACACCGGTTGTGACATGCTGACCCAATGCTCAATAGGATTGATAGGGTACTTATATTAACAAGTTTTAACTTCTTTTTCGGAAATTCGTCCGCAAGAaactccgaggttaagcgtgcttggctaAAGAGTTGTCAGGGTAGCTTGGGTGTGGTCAGAATGTTACAACGTTACAACGGTGGATTGTTTCGACTCGGTGTTGGAGGTGCGCAAATGTTCCGCTTATATTAATTAAATTTACATGTAAGGTAAGATGTTTTATACAAAGAAGAGAGAATTTTTTATACATAGGAAGAAAATCCATGGCATGCTTAAAACTCAAAAAACATCATGGCATGAGAAAATCGTTCACATAGCATGGACGAGGGCGGAGGTGGGAAGAAGCCGAGAAGCTGCCACTGACCAAAATCCCTATTCTCAACTTCCCGCGCACCGGTTGGAACCAGAGCTGTGGCAGAGCCTTGCGCAGAGGCGCAGGTGATGAAGCCTGGTCCGAAGAAATTCGTCAAGTTGTCCAAGCTGATGGCGCTGTCGAGTTCATCGGAGGAGGATCCGATGTGGGAGGGCTCGCAGTTGGATTCAGACCAAGGCAGCAGCGCGGTGGAGCAGAGGAAAGGGAGACTGAGGAAGGTGAGAACTCCGTTCGACCTCGCACAAGAGGCTGCTCATTCCAGAGCGCCAAGAATTTGGCAGCCAAACCAGAGTGCGCGTGGTCTGAACTACGACAAGATTCAATCAGTCAATGGGTTGATTCAATTCAGCTATCACACCAGGTACCTGGAGGAGATCGTGCACCACCTGAGGCAGTTCCCGCTAGGGGAAAGTCCCCAACCAGCTCCTGCAGGTAGTGTTTCGTCGGTTTAGTTATCTCCAATGGCTATAGCTGACAAAGCTTCTAGAAGGATGGGACAGCTGAAGCTCAAAGCATCAATCTGTGAGTTGCTGCAGCAAGTGCTTCTGAAACAAACGAGTAGCACAAGCGTGACTCATGATCCGCAGGACTGTTGTTGGTCTTAGTTATGTAACTTTGTGTAGGAAGTTGTTGCTTCCGTGCTTTGTATATGTAGCAACTTTGCTTAGTTAGGAAGGTGCTTCGTGCTTGCAATGTGTATGAACTATGTTTAAGAAGTTATTGCTTCAGTTTGCAAAGACTTCTCAGTCAGTTTGAGCTTCTCATTTTGAGAATGGTGAGAAAGCATACCATGCAGCAGAGCTTATTTGAATGTCCAACGGCAATCCGCCTCTCAGGTCAAACGGGCCTGCTGGCGATATTTTTGTGTGGCCGGCGCTCCAGGAAGGGTGGATGCACAGGGAGCCATGGAGCTGATGACATTTGCTCGGCAACTGTATATCAGGAGTGTATTGTGTCCGCCCTCCACCAAACTGAACTGAGATTGCAAAGGGTGGCGCTCCCGTTTCTGTTTTACCGTTACTGAGATGCACACCACAAAACCATGTATGTTCAACTTTTTCACAGCAGCTTGACAGTAGTTTAACCCTCCAAAAAACACTTAGGCAGTAGTCTCACTCCTTTCCTTATACTGTAGTTCTATGCATTTTTGGATTTTCCTAGTGTGTTTGGGTTAGTATGACTTGTCGGTCCTTGTGATCGATTAGTAACAGAGCAAGTAAAATGTACATTGAGGCGGAACAAATTCATCAACCAATTGATTTTTATTTTCGACATTCTTGCATTTCTACAGCAATGGAAGCGGCTTCAACAGGCAAGGGGCAGTGAGCTGGTATTTCAAGTGTTTGTCAAGCACAAGCTGATGGAACAGTGGCTTTTGGAAGGGTGGAGGCGATGTAGGAGTGACACTAGACAAAGGGCAAGTTGGGTTTTTGAACTTGGCTTAGAAAGTTGTTGCGTCTATTATTGTAATATGTttttataaagaaaatatattaatatgagaagataccaattacacctagcctctgcaataacgcaacacccaaatggcagtacggatgcacacagctaaaaaaaagaaaaaaagaaactaagaaataaaagtcgcgCCACAGCATTCCagtcctagcaacaacaatacaatcaCCACCAGGACAACCTTCAGGCTCTTcaaaagtgacgcctccaagaagggaacggtgcaccagcatcgtcgtcgcccgatcaaagatcttaggcttTCTCCCTGAAAATAGTCCGAgctttcaaaacaatgccttcaacaaggtcattgtcaggcacaaccaattaaggccagatcttgaattttcatcctgaaaggcaAGTCTCTGAACTTCACATATGTTGCCGCCCCCATTTCATACTGTTGTtgcaagcccggaacaccaaggaaGTTCATCAACAACGCATAGACTTAGACCTCCATTGCTAGTACTCCAAGTCCGCtatcatgatattctccgccccTGACTTCACCCTGGACCAAAAATGTCACTAGATGGCAAGAAAAggacagagcttcgcgccgctccccctgaaaccaaacggtcggaataaacgcattgGTGTGAACGATCGAATATCACCatgtccagcaaactccaggcaatatgTGCACTATTAAATTCGTCGGTggtgccttccggaactcaacactctagCCAGATCGAGAAGGACATGTCTcaggcaggtcttcatcttcgcacagGAGCAACCCTAgaaccgccacctttattcaggtTGTGCCCCAACACCGCCGACCATCCCAGGCCAGCCGAAGCAATGCGGAGACACCAGGCGTAGATCACCCACTCCTGGGCAACGCCCTGCAACCAGCCGGCCCTCCACCAGCGACAGATGGGATCACGGAGAGGGCAAGGAGAAGcaacctagggttttcacccaatCGGCCCATCCTCCTGCACCTCTACCGCCGCCAGAGTCCGCCGCCGGAggcaaccaccaccgccaccatcaggAAGTCTTCCACAGCAAAGCCCCGGCCCGCTCGAGTCCTGGTCGAACCCATCTGAGATGGGGCGCCGAGAGTTAGAGTTGAGTCGTTGGCGGCGCCCGCTGCGGTCGTCACGGGAACCCACGCCGGACCAGACCTCCCGACGATGCCCCGCCGCCATGGAGGAAGAAGGGTCCCAACCCCTCCTCTGTGACGTGGGAGAGGAAgattcgccgccgccggcgtcgcccGGGCTTCGCCCGATGAcccctgccggcggcggcgacggagggaGGGGTGAAGGAGGGTCtgaggcggccggcggctgggGCGCCCTGTCaccctcggggggggggggggggcgagagGGGCGGAGGAGGGTTCTGGCTCTTGTAACTTGTGCCGTGATTGCAATATGTAAAGTTCTTTTTCACTAATTTGGTGTTAGGCCTGATATGAAAAAAAAGAGACCTGACTATGATGTAGAATTCAGTCAAATCATGTTTGCTGCTGTTCAAATCATCCACACCAGTCGTTTTGTGTTCTGAATTCTGCACCGCCACCAGCAAACATAATTTGAATGGAAATTGACAACAGGTTACAGGTGATGGAAAAATACCTGAATGCGGTGTACAAATCGAAGCTGGCTGGTTCGTTCTAACTAGGGTCTAACTTGATCAAACACAAGGTCTTCCAGGATGTCTTTCCGTTCTTGACAATGTCTCTTGTTTTAGTGGAGAGGTGCCATGACTTCATCTGAGGTCTCTTAGTGCAAAGATCAACTAGCTGTAAGGTGTCAAGTGTGATCCCACCTAAATCCCACTTATAATTTATTTTTTTCATTCCTTGCACAACTTTTTGAGACAAAAAGTTGCACTGCAAATGGCAAAATGAACTATAAGTAGAATTTCGGTGGGATCCCACTTACATCCCTACTGCTTAActgttactacctccatcccaaggtttaagacttatatttttttaaaaaaagttaaacgaagtaaaatttgatcaaatttttagaataatctatgaacaaatatgatatttcgtagataccatatgaaaatatatttcattaactatctaatgatattaattttgtacttttcatgttaataatttctgataaaaacttgatcaaacttaacatagtttaactttctaaaaaaaaaataggCCTTAAATCTTGAGATGGAGGTGGTAGTTTTTAGGTCAATTTCTTTTTACAGCATACAAACACAATAGGCAGCATCGTCTAACTAGCTAGTTCCAGTGATTCAGCTGCTGATGCTGACACTAGCTAGAGCCTCTTTGATATTTTCCTTAGTTGTATACCGGCTGTTCTTATGCATATGTTACGAGGCAGATTATTTTGTGTGTTCAAAAATTGCATCTTCAGCACAATTGGTATGCCTGCTGCTGCACTGGTGTATTGCTGTTCCTACACATCTGCTTAGAAGAAAAACAGTCTGCTGGGTAGACCTCAGGTATTCAGATGAAGTCGAGTCACCTCTCCGGTAGAAAAGGAGAGACAAACACATGATAAAAATGGAAAGAAATCCATTGACAAGAATGAAGAGCCGGCCACACCAAAATACCCCCAGCAGGTCCATTTGACGTGAGAAGCTGACTGCCGACTGACATGCAAACTCAAGATCACAAACTCAAACTCACTGAGAAGTCTTCTCAAACTGAAAGCACGGACACAATAACTTCATGAACATAGTACGTACACATTGCAAGCACAAAAGCACCTTACTAATTAAACAAAGTACCTACAGATACCAAAGTTGAATAAACTAAGACCGACAGTAGTCTAACGAATCCAAAGCCACCCTTGTGCCATGTCCAACATCACTGCTTAGTGCTAACACCAACTCCTTTGTTCCACAAGCACTTGCTGCACCAACTCGAGCTTGCCAACCTAACACCTCAAACACAACCTCATAGCTCCTGGTCCGTAGAAGCTGCTTCCATTGCTGCAGAAATGCAAGGATTCAAAAACTATATAGTAATCATGCATACGGATACATGCCACTTGACAGATTGTTAGAACTGATCATGTAGAGAGTAAGTATTACCTGGGAAGTAGAATCTCATGTAGGGAAGTATGTTTTCCCTGGAACAAGGCACCGTCCTGACTCGCCCTGACTTGAGGTCAACCATGTAGCAGCCAACACACGTGCTCACGAAAATGACTTGGGTGCCCTCCGCAAAGCCAATCACGAAACTAATCCCGTATTCATGTGTTGGGGTCAAGAGGGCACCATCAGGGAGCAGCATCTCAAGATTGATTAACCTGAATCTAGCCCATCCCATGGCTCCCTCAGGCCCGGTCTCCATCGACCACAAGGTTAGAATTCTAACATCCACGACGGCAGCGAATCCTAGCTGACCATTTTCCGCCGTGATGAGACGCCCCCCATTGCCATCAATCGGCTTCTCCAACAATGAAAAGGAGAGTGTACCTAGCTGGAACTTAATGATGGTGACAATACTGAAGTAAAGTGCGTCGCCCACAAGGACACTAGGCCAAGCCATGTGAGAGGCACAATCGACATCAGGGTGATGAAGAGAGGTAAAGTCGCTCCACACGCGAGTCTCAGATGAGTACAACCGGCCTGATGTTACTCTTCGCCGCCTATTGGTGGACACCAAGGCCAGAAGGAAATTCTCTCCTTGGCAAGCGTGGTGGTCGCAGCCTTGTGCAGCGCAGAGCACAGACGCACTGTACATGAGCCCATCGTGCACCGGGGAGGGCACGCTGCTCTGGTGGCCCGTCACAGGCTCCAGGACGATGAAGACAAAGGGATTCCGGTACCCGATAGAGGGGGCGAGgagggcgcggccgtggcggcagtCGAGGGCAATCCAGCCGGGACGGTCAGGCTGGGCAGGTAGGAGGGCGGAGGTGGGGACGAAGTTGCCATACCCTTGGAAGTATCCCAGGAGGGGAGGTGTTCCATGGAACTCGCAGTACCGGCGGCGAAAGCGCGGGGCGGCGAGGATGCGGCGCCAGGGTTTGCAGACGGCCGACGAGCGGACGAACCAGGTGGGCTCGTCCGGCGGAAGGCGGAGGAGGACCTCCTCTACGAGCTCGTCCACCAGGACCGGAGGAAGGCGGGGGAGGACCTCCTCCATCAGGACAGCCGActgcggcggcggcagctaggGTTTTGGTGGGGAATTGGGGAATGGAAGAGTGGGGAGTGCGAGTGCAGCTCTGCTACGGCTACATGGTTCGGTTCAGCAAGCTTGGTGGGGTCCGGAAACAGTGAGAGCACCGTGCAAACACATT contains:
- the LOC124700868 gene encoding probable prolyl 4-hydroxylase 6, which codes for MPPFLLLLAALALAPCLCQSHGGGGFYDPARVTQISWRPRAFLYSGFLSHAECDHLVKLAKGRLEKSMVADNDSGKSVMSLVRTSSGTFLAKREDEIISGIEKRVAAWTFLPEENAESVQVLHYEVGQKYDAHFDYFTDKVNLKRGGHRVATVLMYLTDVKQGGETVFPNAEGGHLQLKDETWSECARSGLAVKPRKGDALLFFSLHVNATTDPSSLHASCPVVDGEKWSATKWVHVRSFDNPPDVMTDLPCSDDNEMCPRWAAVGECFRNEKYMVGTKDTLGFCRKSCGVCDA